From one Coleofasciculus sp. FACHB-1120 genomic stretch:
- a CDS encoding 2-succinylbenzoate--CoA ligase — protein MESPLDYLKKRANDDWLIGYDSRKFINIAEQLFNQLTPLANSENKPKILLAEREPIQFIASFIAACAAGCPVFLCNPNWVKHEWQQVFDLVQPDLIWGDCPYPLTSSSCRDKNRVSTTINNWIMIPTGGSSGQIRFAIHTWETLMASVQGFKQYFQINQVNSFCVLPLYHVSGLMQFMRSFTSGGRLAIVPFKELEFREQCEIEPSNFFLSLVPTQLQRLLHNPDLTAWLSGFQTVLLGGAPAWIELLEEARSHSIRLAPTYGMTETASQIATLKPEYFLNGTNNCGQILPHAKVTICSSSSEILEINQVGTITIQSGSLALGYYPEKFPNQQYFQVDDLGFIDEQGNLNIIGRSSNKIITGGENVFPSEVEAAIRATGLVDDVCVIGLADSNWGQVVTAVYVPSKSDISTYTLQIEIEDKLSKFKRPKYWVPVETLPRNAQGKANREQLQKIAYSQVFE, from the coding sequence ATGGAATCGCCGCTAGACTATCTTAAAAAGCGTGCTAACGATGATTGGCTGATTGGTTACGACAGTCGCAAATTTATTAATATTGCCGAGCAATTATTTAATCAATTAACCCCGCTTGCGAACTCGGAAAATAAACCAAAAATATTACTAGCAGAGCGAGAACCAATCCAATTTATTGCCAGCTTCATCGCTGCCTGTGCCGCTGGTTGCCCAGTTTTTCTTTGTAATCCCAATTGGGTTAAACACGAATGGCAACAAGTTTTTGATTTAGTCCAACCAGACCTAATTTGGGGAGATTGCCCTTATCCTTTAACCTCCTCATCTTGTAGAGACAAAAATCGCGTCTCTACAACTATCAACAACTGGATTATGATTCCCACTGGAGGTTCATCAGGGCAGATTCGATTTGCTATCCACACCTGGGAAACCTTAATGGCATCCGTACAAGGTTTTAAACAGTATTTTCAAATAAATCAAGTAAATTCTTTTTGTGTATTGCCCCTGTATCATGTCAGCGGTTTGATGCAATTTATGCGTTCTTTCACCTCTGGCGGAAGATTGGCAATTGTGCCATTCAAAGAATTAGAATTTAGGGAACAATGCGAGATTGAGCCATCTAATTTCTTTCTATCATTAGTACCCACTCAACTGCAACGTCTCCTCCACAATCCAGATTTAACCGCCTGGTTATCCGGATTTCAGACAGTGCTTTTGGGAGGTGCCCCCGCGTGGATAGAACTTCTGGAAGAGGCGAGAAGCCACAGCATCCGCTTAGCACCCACTTATGGCATGACAGAAACCGCCTCGCAAATTGCCACCCTCAAACCAGAATATTTTCTCAACGGTACTAACAATTGCGGTCAGATTCTCCCCCATGCCAAAGTAACAATTTGTAGTTCTAGCAGCGAGATATTAGAAATCAACCAAGTAGGAACTATTACTATTCAATCTGGTTCTTTGGCACTTGGTTACTATCCCGAAAAATTTCCTAACCAACAATATTTCCAAGTAGATGACTTAGGTTTTATTGACGAACAAGGTAATTTAAATATTATCGGTCGTAGCAGTAACAAAATAATCACGGGTGGCGAAAACGTCTTCCCCTCTGAAGTAGAAGCCGCAATTCGAGCTACAGGTTTAGTTGATGATGTCTGCGTAATTGGTTTAGCTGACTCTAACTGGGGGCAAGTTGTAACAGCCGTTTATGTTCCCAGTAAATCAGACATTTCTACTTATACTCTACAAATAGAAATTGAAGATAAATTGAGCAAATTTAAACGCCCTAAATATTGGGTGCCAGTAGAAACATTACCAAGAAACGCTCAGGGAAAAGCAAACCGTGAACAGCTACAAAAAATTGCTTATAGTCAGGTATTTGAGTGA
- a CDS encoding thioesterase family protein has translation MSFTYTRTIRFQDTDAAGVVYFANVLAMCHEAYEESLIASDINLKLFFGNPNVAIPIVHASVDFFSPMFCGDKVIIQLIPQHLSSEKVEVNYQFIAENRVVAQAITRHVCIDSATRSRKEIPAEMIRWLQQWKEEEA, from the coding sequence ATGTCATTTACTTATACCCGAACAATTCGTTTTCAGGATACCGACGCCGCTGGTGTTGTCTACTTTGCCAATGTCTTGGCAATGTGTCATGAAGCTTATGAAGAATCGCTGATAGCGTCGGATATTAATCTCAAGTTATTTTTCGGCAACCCAAATGTTGCGATTCCTATTGTTCATGCCAGCGTTGATTTTTTCAGTCCGATGTTTTGCGGGGACAAGGTAATTATTCAGTTAATTCCTCAACATCTTTCGTCTGAAAAAGTTGAAGTTAATTACCAGTTTATTGCAGAGAATCGGGTAGTCGCGCAAGCAATTACTCGGCACGTTTGCATTGATTCAGCTACTAGAAGTCGAAAAGAAATTCCGGCGGAGATGATTCGATGGCTCCAGCAATGGAAGGAAGAAGAGGCATAA
- a CDS encoding DEAD/DEAH box helicase encodes MSEQAFDKLAPFIQEYIYTQDWTELRDVQIEACRVIFDTDAHLLIAAGTASGKTEAAFLPVLTLLHQNPSTTIGALYISPIKALINDQFERLNDLLKEADIPVWHWHGDVSQTRKKQLLKDPKGILQITPESLESLLINKNTQLFRLFGDLRFVIIDEIHAFMGSERGCQILCQLARLSKFVKNPTRRIGLSATLGDYSLAEDWLRLGTETPVITPDIEGGKRKINLALEHFFVSPVEPDETDDLVFSPYYRHIFNITKSRKSLIFANNRSDTESVIASLREIAETEGLPDIYHVHHGSISTSLREAAEDAMRDTKVPSVTAATITLELGIDLGQLERVIQLDAPLSVSSFLQRLGRSGRRGSAADMRFVCAEEELSTEESLPNQIPWQLLQSIAIIQLYLEERWIEPIKPVKYPFSLLYHQTMSILAAMEELSPVALAQQVLALPPFAAISKDDFRQLLRNLVGLDHIQQTEGDKLIIGLAGEKIVKNFHFYAVFSDTIEYAVRDESMEIGSILMPPPVGNCFALAGRTWEVLDSDVKTKTVFVKQAQGQAKISWHGGSSNIHTKVLERMRKVLFEDTQYSYLQSNAKKRLNEARQLARFWELERNNIVSLGSKTCCIFPWMGTVAYRTLERFLNFFGRESLDIKKIGGQAPYFMTVKLGKDGVEELGSEILTFCNKRITALDLVAVEEPLKMQKYDEFIPSNLLRKAFAFDCLDVGELKNIISGW; translated from the coding sequence ATGAGCGAACAGGCTTTTGATAAATTAGCACCTTTTATTCAAGAATATATCTACACCCAAGATTGGACTGAATTAAGAGACGTTCAAATTGAAGCCTGTAGAGTTATTTTTGACACAGATGCTCACTTGTTAATCGCCGCTGGAACCGCCTCCGGGAAAACAGAAGCAGCTTTTCTTCCCGTTTTAACCTTATTACATCAAAACCCATCTACAACGATTGGGGCACTTTATATTAGCCCGATAAAAGCGTTAATTAACGACCAATTTGAGCGTCTAAATGACCTTTTAAAAGAAGCAGATATTCCAGTCTGGCACTGGCACGGTGATGTTTCCCAGACTCGGAAGAAACAACTTCTAAAAGACCCGAAAGGGATTCTGCAAATAACACCAGAATCTTTAGAAAGTCTCTTAATTAATAAAAATACTCAACTGTTTCGCTTGTTCGGAGACTTACGTTTTGTCATTATTGATGAAATCCATGCCTTTATGGGTTCCGAACGGGGTTGCCAAATTCTCTGCCAGTTGGCACGCCTTTCAAAATTTGTAAAAAATCCCACCCGTCGGATTGGTTTATCGGCTACCCTTGGCGATTACTCACTCGCTGAAGACTGGCTGCGACTGGGAACCGAAACGCCAGTCATTACTCCGGATATCGAGGGAGGAAAACGAAAAATCAATCTGGCTTTAGAGCATTTTTTTGTTTCTCCCGTTGAACCAGATGAGACTGATGATTTAGTTTTTAGTCCTTACTACAGGCATATCTTTAATATCACGAAATCTCGAAAAAGCCTGATTTTTGCTAACAATCGCTCAGATACAGAATCAGTGATTGCCAGTCTGCGTGAAATAGCTGAAACTGAAGGATTACCAGATATTTATCACGTCCATCATGGCAGTATTTCTACCTCGTTAAGGGAAGCGGCTGAGGATGCGATGCGCGATACAAAAGTTCCATCGGTTACTGCTGCAACTATCACGCTTGAATTAGGAATCGATCTCGGTCAATTAGAGCGAGTCATTCAATTAGATGCGCCTCTTTCGGTATCCAGTTTCTTGCAGAGATTGGGACGTTCGGGAAGGCGAGGAAGTGCGGCAGATATGCGGTTTGTTTGCGCGGAAGAGGAGCTATCAACAGAGGAATCACTTCCTAATCAAATTCCTTGGCAACTGTTGCAATCTATCGCGATTATCCAACTTTACTTGGAAGAACGTTGGATTGAGCCAATCAAGCCGGTTAAATATCCTTTTAGCCTTTTATACCACCAAACAATGAGTATTTTAGCAGCGATGGAGGAACTCTCCCCTGTAGCTTTAGCTCAGCAAGTTTTAGCTTTACCACCTTTTGCGGCTATATCTAAAGATGATTTTAGGCAATTGCTACGAAACTTGGTAGGGCTTGACCATATTCAGCAGACTGAGGGAGACAAATTAATTATCGGATTAGCGGGGGAGAAAATTGTAAAAAATTTCCATTTCTACGCCGTTTTTTCTGACACAATTGAGTATGCTGTCAGGGACGAATCGATGGAAATTGGCAGTATCCTGATGCCTCCGCCTGTTGGCAATTGCTTTGCCTTGGCAGGGAGAACGTGGGAAGTTTTGGATAGCGATGTTAAAACAAAAACAGTTTTTGTCAAGCAAGCGCAAGGTCAAGCGAAAATTTCGTGGCATGGTGGAAGTAGCAATATTCATACAAAAGTTCTTGAACGGATGCGAAAGGTTCTTTTTGAGGATACGCAGTATAGCTATTTGCAAAGTAATGCTAAAAAGCGCCTGAATGAAGCTCGTCAATTAGCTCGATTTTGGGAACTTGAAAGAAATAACATCGTTTCATTAGGAAGCAAAACTTGCTGCATTTTTCCTTGGATGGGGACTGTCGCTTACCGCACCCTGGAAAGGTTTCTAAATTTCTTTGGTAGAGAGTCTCTGGATATCAAGAAAATTGGGGGGCAAGCTCCATACTTTATGACGGTTAAACTTGGAAAAGATGGGGTTGAAGAGCTTGGCTCGGAAATCCTGACATTTTGCAATAAAAGGATTACAGCGCTAGATTTAGTTGCTGTTGAAGAACCTTTAAAAATGCAAAAGTATGATGAGTTTATTCCTAGCAACCTGCTTCGCAAAGCTTTTGCTTTCGATTGTCTAGATGTTGGAGAACTGAAAAACATTATTAGTGGCTGGTAA
- a CDS encoding ATP-binding protein has product MTKLKITKRISNALISSLGAGVVPRIGLEHIAVGREKEVKAILQDFENIGEGGAGFRFVVGRYGSGKSFMLQLIRNHAMERGFVVADADLSPERRLAGTDGKGVATYRELMQNLSTKIRPEGGAFTPILEGWINNIQNQVAQESGMRPNDTGFDDQVEEKIREVVKDIEGLVHGFDFANVIIAYWRGYRSDDDDKKEAALRWLRGEFGTKTEAKTALGVRVIIDDETWYDYIKLVAKFVADIGYKGLLILVDEAVHLYKITHTASRQKNYDKLLAMFNDTMQGRAENLGIFIGGTPEFVEDKRRGLYSDEALRSRLSSRVKGGHQDTSAPVIQLEILTQQNISELLHRLVDIHATHYNYNKTLKPSDLQEFMQEVVNRLGADKFLTPREVVRDFISILNILQQNPSISFRELIHGSNFKPTSPDKNPEVDGNTEFAEFTL; this is encoded by the coding sequence ATGACAAAACTCAAAATTACCAAAAGAATATCGAATGCTTTAATCAGTTCTCTTGGTGCAGGTGTTGTTCCTAGAATTGGTCTGGAACATATTGCTGTCGGACGAGAAAAAGAAGTCAAAGCTATTTTACAGGATTTCGAGAATATTGGCGAAGGCGGTGCCGGATTTCGCTTCGTTGTAGGACGCTATGGTTCCGGTAAAAGCTTTATGCTACAACTGATTCGTAACCACGCGATGGAAAGAGGTTTCGTAGTAGCTGACGCTGATTTATCTCCGGAAAGGCGACTCGCAGGAACTGACGGAAAAGGGGTTGCAACTTATCGAGAATTAATGCAGAATCTTTCCACCAAAATTCGCCCAGAAGGTGGCGCTTTCACGCCGATTTTGGAAGGATGGATTAATAATATTCAAAACCAAGTTGCACAAGAAAGCGGGATGCGACCCAACGACACTGGTTTTGACGATCAAGTGGAAGAGAAAATTCGGGAAGTCGTTAAGGATATAGAAGGCTTAGTTCACGGGTTTGACTTTGCAAATGTCATCATCGCCTATTGGCGCGGCTATCGTTCTGATGACGATGATAAAAAGGAGGCGGCGCTGCGTTGGTTGCGGGGAGAATTTGGGACTAAAACTGAGGCAAAAACCGCGCTGGGAGTGCGTGTCATCATTGACGATGAGACTTGGTATGACTACATTAAGCTAGTTGCCAAGTTTGTTGCCGATATTGGCTATAAAGGACTTTTGATTTTAGTGGATGAAGCTGTTCATCTATATAAAATTACTCATACCGCTTCCCGTCAAAAAAACTACGATAAGCTATTGGCAATGTTCAACGATACGATGCAGGGAAGAGCAGAAAATCTCGGCATTTTTATCGGAGGAACGCCCGAATTTGTGGAAGACAAACGCCGGGGGTTGTATAGTGATGAAGCATTGCGATCGCGCTTAAGCAGCCGTGTCAAAGGAGGTCATCAGGATACCTCAGCACCCGTCATCCAGCTAGAAATATTAACCCAGCAAAATATATCCGAGCTTTTGCACCGATTGGTAGATATTCATGCTACCCATTACAACTATAATAAAACTCTGAAACCGAGTGACTTGCAAGAGTTTATGCAAGAAGTTGTCAATCGCTTAGGTGCAGACAAATTCTTGACCCCACGTGAAGTTGTCCGCGACTTTATCAGTATTTTGAATATCCTCCAGCAAAACCCCAGCATCTCTTTTAGAGAACTTATTCATGGTTCTAATTTTAAACCGACTTCTCCCGACAAAAACCCAGAGGTAGATGGGAATACCGAATTTGCAGAATTTACCCTATGA